From a region of the uncultured Jannaschia sp. genome:
- a CDS encoding ABC transporter permease, whose translation MFSFCTDPATLDGLAWLACYLTTGKHFAFYGAFGTVLILLAVTAPSALAFGLGGAMAARSRIAPLRWLGKGYIAVVRGVPDIAFFLFFVIALDQAFEWIRHQVKCPEWDEPIRQGTDFIVCQSAKLPLGNAPQWVHEGYGFALAVLTFAIVFGAFAANVLYGAMRAVPRAQVETAEAYGMSRSQAFRRVILPQMWVYALPGLGNLWMVLIKATPLLFLLGVEDIVYWARELGAAKTPRFSEYPHGDWRIWYFSALLVFYLAFTRVSEIVITRLTRRLSRGQATAAGEAMRKAGA comes from the coding sequence GCCTTCTACGGCGCGTTCGGCACGGTGCTCATCCTGTTGGCGGTGACCGCGCCCTCGGCGCTGGCCTTCGGCCTCGGGGGGGCGATGGCGGCCCGGTCGCGGATCGCGCCGCTGCGCTGGCTGGGCAAGGGCTATATCGCGGTCGTGCGCGGCGTGCCCGACATCGCGTTCTTTCTGTTCTTCGTGATCGCGTTGGACCAGGCGTTCGAGTGGATCCGGCATCAGGTCAAATGCCCCGAATGGGACGAGCCGATCCGCCAGGGCACCGACTTCATCGTCTGCCAATCGGCCAAGCTGCCGCTCGGCAATGCGCCGCAATGGGTGCATGAAGGCTACGGTTTCGCGCTCGCGGTGCTGACCTTCGCGATCGTCTTCGGCGCCTTCGCGGCCAATGTCCTCTACGGCGCGATGCGGGCCGTCCCCCGCGCGCAAGTCGAGACGGCCGAGGCCTATGGCATGTCGCGGTCGCAGGCCTTTCGCCGGGTAATCCTGCCGCAGATGTGGGTCTACGCGCTGCCGGGGCTGGGCAATCTTTGGATGGTCCTCATCAAGGCGACGCCGCTCCTCTTCCTGCTGGGCGTCGAGGATATCGTCTATTGGGCGCGCGAGCTCGGGGCGGCCAAGACGCCGCGCTTCTCGGAGTATCCCCATGGCGACTGGCGGATCTGGTATTTCTCGGCGCTTCTGGTGTTCTACCTCGCCTTCACGCGGGTTTCCGAGATCGTGATCACGCGGCTGACCCGACGCCTGTCCCGCGGTCAGGCCACGGCGGCGGGCGAAGCGATGCGGAAGGCGGGCGCATGA
- a CDS encoding ABC transporter permease subunit: MEECLQTIADYGLRSLGIGERLLPRSEFTLCQQVVLIGSGLIWNVYFGLIALLSGFALATVLAVGKASPKLWARKPSEWFIFIFRGSPLFIQFFFAYFAFLALKQIAPWAEPLSSAWAGAVVVLFLNTAAYSAEIFYGALGSVPKGDQEAAEAYGITGWRKFKRITWPTTLRLAWPAYTNEAIFLFHATTLVFFTGFPARQQKGDALYYANYFADKTFNPFVPYPILAGYFILLTLVIIGIMGSINRRLNRHLPEAPGRPSLLGQVMR, encoded by the coding sequence ATGGAGGAATGTCTCCAGACCATCGCCGATTACGGCCTCCGATCGCTCGGCATCGGCGAGCGGCTGTTGCCGCGCTCGGAGTTCACGCTCTGCCAGCAGGTCGTGCTGATCGGGTCGGGCCTGATCTGGAACGTCTATTTCGGGCTGATCGCGCTTTTGTCGGGCTTTGCGCTGGCGACGGTGCTGGCGGTCGGCAAGGCCTCGCCCAAGCTCTGGGCGCGCAAGCCGTCGGAATGGTTCATCTTTATTTTCCGGGGCTCGCCGCTCTTCATCCAGTTCTTCTTCGCCTATTTCGCCTTCCTCGCCCTCAAGCAGATCGCCCCCTGGGCCGAACCGCTCTCCTCGGCCTGGGCGGGCGCGGTCGTCGTGCTCTTCCTCAACACCGCCGCCTATTCGGCCGAGATCTTCTACGGCGCGCTGGGCTCGGTCCCGAAGGGCGACCAGGAGGCGGCCGAGGCCTATGGCATCACCGGCTGGCGCAAGTTCAAGCGGATCACCTGGCCCACCACGCTGCGCCTCGCCTGGCCCGCCTACACGAACGAGGCGATCTTCCTCTTCCATGCGACGACGCTGGTGTTCTTCACCGGCTTCCCGGCCCGCCAGCAGAAAGGCGACGCGCTCTATTACGCCAATTACTTCGCCGACAAGACCTTCAACCCCTTCGTGCCCTATCCGATCCTCGCGGGGTATTTCATCCTCCTGACCCTCGTCATCATCGGCATCATGGGGTCCATCAACCGTCGCCTGAACCGCCACCTGCCCGAGGCGCCGGGCCGGCCGAGCCTTCTGGGACAGGTGATGCGATGA
- a CDS encoding glutamine synthetase family protein, whose product MSDEAPAGWLHDHPEIHSVRAAACDLNGQARGKRFPRRFAHKLETDGTRFPFSILNLDIWGEDIEDSPLVFDTGDADGILKPTERGFVPMPWLATPTALLPVWMYHEDGRPFAGDPRHALAAVLARYAKHGLTPVVATEMEFYLIDDSTRQLRAPISPVSGKRRPGAETLSMRQLDAFDMFFTQLYDACEAMDIPANTAISEAGIGQFEIDLSHQPDALKAADDAWLFKLALRGLARQHGFAASFMAKPYPDYAGNGMHVHFSVLDADGANVFDDGGPQGSDMLRHAVAGLLAAAPASTLVFAPHLNSYDRLVPGAHAPTGLAWAYENRTSAIRIPSGPNAARRIEHRISGGDANPYLLLASILAAALQGIEDAQDPPQPITGNAYAMTLPQIPSRWAEAIDRFESDPWSARLLPSALIRNLVLTKRQELRDIDALTEDERMDLYLDTV is encoded by the coding sequence ATGAGCGACGAGGCACCGGCGGGCTGGCTTCACGACCACCCCGAGATCCATTCGGTCCGCGCCGCGGCCTGCGACCTCAACGGGCAGGCGCGCGGCAAGCGTTTTCCGCGCCGCTTCGCCCACAAGCTCGAGACCGACGGCACGCGCTTTCCCTTCTCGATCCTCAACCTCGATATCTGGGGCGAGGATATCGAGGACAGCCCGCTGGTCTTCGACACCGGCGACGCGGACGGCATCCTGAAACCGACCGAGCGGGGCTTTGTGCCGATGCCGTGGCTGGCCACGCCGACCGCGCTCCTGCCGGTCTGGATGTACCACGAGGACGGGCGGCCCTTCGCGGGCGATCCGCGTCACGCGCTGGCCGCCGTACTGGCGCGCTATGCCAAGCACGGGCTGACGCCGGTGGTCGCGACCGAGATGGAGTTCTACCTGATCGACGACAGCACGCGGCAACTCCGCGCGCCGATCTCGCCCGTTTCGGGCAAGCGGCGCCCGGGGGCCGAAACGCTCTCGATGCGGCAGCTCGACGCCTTCGACATGTTCTTCACCCAGCTCTACGACGCCTGCGAGGCGATGGATATTCCCGCCAACACCGCCATCTCCGAGGCCGGGATCGGCCAGTTCGAGATCGACCTCAGCCACCAGCCGGACGCGCTCAAGGCCGCAGACGACGCGTGGCTCTTCAAGCTCGCCCTGCGCGGGCTGGCGCGGCAGCACGGCTTTGCGGCCAGCTTCATGGCGAAGCCCTATCCGGATTACGCGGGCAACGGGATGCATGTGCATTTCTCGGTGCTCGACGCCGATGGCGCGAACGTGTTCGACGATGGCGGGCCGCAGGGATCGGACATGCTGCGCCACGCGGTCGCGGGCCTTCTGGCGGCGGCCCCGGCCTCGACCCTCGTCTTCGCGCCGCATCTCAACAGCTACGACCGGCTCGTGCCGGGCGCGCATGCGCCCACCGGCCTCGCCTGGGCCTACGAGAACCGCACCAGCGCCATCCGCATCCCGTCCGGCCCGAACGCCGCGCGCCGGATCGAGCACCGCATCTCGGGCGGGGACGCGAATCCCTATCTCTTGCTGGCCAGCATCCTCGCCGCCGCATTGCAGGGAATCGAGGACGCGCAGGACCCGCCACAGCCGATAACCGGCAATGCCTACGCGATGACCCTTCCGCAGATCCCGTCGCGCTGGGCCGAGGCGATCGACCGCTTCGAGAGCGATCCGTGGTCGGCCCGTCTTCTGCCCAGCGCGCTCATACGGAACCTCGTCCTGACCAAGCGACAGGAGCTGCGCGACATCGACGCGCTGACCGAGGACGAGCGGATGGATCTCTACCTGGACACCGTATGA
- a CDS encoding EamA family transporter produces the protein MTAGVFAAVLAAALLHAGWNALVKSGASKVGGITIMTLVQGGAGGLIALTLPLPTGSVWGWLLLSGAFHAGYKLFLAFAYEQGDLSRVYPIARGAAPMIVLLVSPLLLTDILTPTEIVGILILGAGIATMATGSLRAREARRLIPYALGSALMTAGYTIVDGSGARVAASATQYVAWLFLLDVLIFTPIILALRGLEVLRADARAWGLGALAALLSYAAYAVAVWAMTVAPIALVGALRETSILFAVFLGWALLGERIDRWKAVAAILIVGGVALTRL, from the coding sequence ATGACCGCGGGCGTCTTCGCCGCCGTCCTCGCCGCGGCGCTGCTCCATGCCGGATGGAACGCGCTGGTGAAATCGGGCGCGTCGAAGGTCGGCGGGATCACGATCATGACCCTCGTGCAGGGGGGCGCGGGCGGTCTGATCGCGCTGACCCTGCCGCTTCCCACCGGGTCGGTCTGGGGCTGGCTCCTGCTTTCGGGGGCCTTCCACGCGGGCTACAAGCTCTTCCTCGCCTTCGCCTACGAGCAGGGCGACCTCAGCCGCGTCTATCCGATCGCGCGCGGCGCGGCGCCGATGATCGTCCTCCTCGTCTCGCCGCTGCTTCTGACCGATATCCTGACCCCGACCGAGATCGTCGGCATCCTGATCCTCGGGGCGGGGATCGCCACCATGGCCACCGGAAGCCTGCGCGCCCGTGAGGCGCGGCGGCTGATCCCTTACGCGCTGGGGTCGGCCCTGATGACGGCGGGCTACACGATCGTCGACGGCTCGGGCGCGCGGGTCGCGGCCTCGGCCACGCAATACGTCGCGTGGCTCTTCCTCCTCGATGTCCTGATCTTCACGCCGATCATCCTTGCGCTGCGCGGGCTCGAGGTGCTGCGCGCGGATGCGCGGGCCTGGGGCCTCGGGGCACTGGCCGCACTTCTGTCCTATGCCGCCTATGCGGTGGCCGTCTGGGCGATGACAGTGGCGCCCATCGCGCTGGTCGGCGCGCTGCGCGAGACGTCGATCCTCTTCGCCGTGTTCCTCGGCTGGGCCTTGCTGGGCGAACGGATCGACCGCTGGAAAGCCGTCGCGGCGATCCTGATCGTGGGTGGCGTCGCCCTGACCCGCCTCTAG
- a CDS encoding CAP domain-containing protein encodes MTMRFLISVVVGLCLALGAQAGPMGAATAYRAAAGLAPVADDARLMRAAQAQANHMARRGRIGHDGPGGSTVFERVRDAGFKACFAAENVAAGQGDLGAVMRDWLASSGHRRNILDRRVTHGAVAAAQARGTVYWTMVLAGRC; translated from the coding sequence ATGACGATGCGGTTCTTGATTTCGGTGGTGGTGGGCCTTTGTCTGGCGCTGGGCGCACAGGCGGGTCCGATGGGTGCCGCGACGGCGTACCGCGCGGCAGCGGGGCTGGCCCCCGTCGCGGACGATGCCCGCTTGATGCGCGCCGCGCAGGCGCAGGCGAACCACATGGCGCGACGGGGGCGCATCGGCCATGACGGACCGGGCGGCTCGACAGTGTTCGAACGGGTCCGTGATGCGGGCTTCAAGGCGTGCTTTGCGGCCGAGAACGTGGCGGCGGGGCAGGGCGATCTGGGCGCGGTGATGCGCGACTGGCTGGCCTCGTCGGGGCATCGCCGCAACATCCTCGACCGGCGGGTGACCCACGGCGCGGTGGCCGCAGCGCAGGCACGGGGCACGGTCTATTGGACGATGGTGCTGGCCGGGCGGTGCTAG
- a CDS encoding type 1 glutamine amidotransferase encodes MKIGILQAGHTTEDIRAVHGDFDAMFKRLLDGHGFAFRSYDVEHMVFPDAVTECDGWLVTGSRHGTYEDHAFIPPLEAFIREAHETNVPLVGICFGHQIVATALGGEVVKFDGGWALGRHPYCLADGSEITLNAWHQDQVVTLPPGAEVLASSAFCANAILSYGDRAFTVQAHPEFSNSVLTDYVRVRRGTGTYPDDRMDEAEATLAQPVDDARLARAIARFFTDRVAHV; translated from the coding sequence ATGAAAATCGGCATTCTGCAGGCCGGACACACGACCGAGGACATCCGCGCCGTCCACGGCGACTTCGACGCCATGTTCAAACGGCTTTTGGACGGGCACGGCTTCGCCTTCCGGTCCTACGATGTGGAGCACATGGTCTTTCCCGACGCCGTCACCGAATGCGACGGCTGGCTCGTGACCGGCTCGCGGCACGGGACCTACGAGGACCATGCCTTCATCCCGCCGCTCGAAGCCTTCATCCGCGAGGCGCATGAGACGAACGTCCCCCTCGTGGGCATCTGCTTCGGTCACCAGATCGTGGCGACCGCGCTCGGCGGCGAGGTGGTGAAGTTCGACGGCGGCTGGGCGCTGGGCCGCCATCCCTACTGCCTGGCCGACGGGTCCGAAATCACCCTGAACGCCTGGCACCAGGACCAGGTCGTAACCCTCCCCCCCGGCGCCGAGGTGCTGGCATCGAGCGCGTTCTGCGCCAACGCGATCCTCTCCTATGGCGACCGCGCCTTTACCGTGCAGGCCCATCCCGAATTCTCGAATTCCGTCCTGACCGACTATGTCCGCGTCCGGCGCGGCACGGGAACCTACCCCGACGACCGGATGGACGAGGCCGAGGCGACGCTGGCGCAGCCCGTCGACGACGCCCGCCTCGCCCGCGCCATCGCGCGCTTCTTCACCGACCGGGTGGCCCATGTCTGA
- a CDS encoding glutamine synthetase family protein, with the protein MSDWLDRIPDHARTYLDGRRLDEVECIVADLSGIARGKAMPAAKFAKQTKFYLPNSIFQQTITGDWAEDGDAAFLEPDMILTPDFDTACAAPWTADWTLQVIHDMSDQAGKPVPMAPRNVLRRVISLYEAQGWSPVVAPEMEFYLVARNIDPSQPVLPPMGRSGRRAAARQAYSMSAVDEYGPVIDDIYDFAEAMGLEIDGILQEGGSGQVEMNLAHGDPIRLADEIFYFKRLIREAALRHDCYATFMAKPIQDEPGSAMHLHHSVVDRATGRNLFDGGDGTETEAFMHFIGGMQRHLPSVIALLAPYVNSYRRFVRDFAAPVNLEWGRDNRTTGLRVPVSEPEAKRVENRIAGMDCNPYLALAASLACGYLGLVNKIEPAPQFTGDAYDSADGIPRDLSTALDLFEAATEIHEVLHPRFASIYTAVKRLENGAFLQVISPWEREHLLLNV; encoded by the coding sequence ATGTCTGACTGGCTCGACCGCATCCCCGACCACGCGCGCACCTATCTCGACGGGCGCCGCCTCGACGAAGTGGAGTGCATCGTCGCCGACCTCTCGGGGATCGCGCGGGGCAAGGCGATGCCCGCCGCGAAATTCGCCAAGCAGACGAAATTCTACCTGCCGAACTCGATTTTCCAGCAGACCATCACCGGCGACTGGGCGGAGGACGGCGACGCCGCCTTCCTTGAGCCGGACATGATCCTGACGCCCGACTTCGACACCGCCTGCGCCGCGCCCTGGACCGCCGACTGGACGCTGCAGGTCATTCACGACATGTCCGACCAGGCGGGCAAGCCCGTCCCGATGGCGCCGCGCAATGTCCTGCGGCGGGTGATCTCGCTCTACGAAGCGCAGGGCTGGAGCCCCGTCGTGGCGCCCGAGATGGAGTTCTATCTCGTCGCCCGCAACATCGACCCGTCGCAGCCCGTGTTGCCGCCGATGGGCCGCTCGGGCCGCCGGGCCGCCGCGCGGCAGGCCTACTCGATGTCCGCCGTCGATGAATACGGCCCCGTCATCGACGACATCTACGACTTCGCCGAGGCCATGGGCCTCGAGATCGACGGCATCCTGCAGGAGGGCGGCTCCGGTCAGGTCGAGATGAACCTCGCCCATGGCGACCCGATCCGGCTGGCCGACGAGATCTTCTACTTCAAGCGCCTCATCCGCGAGGCCGCGCTCCGGCACGACTGCTACGCGACCTTCATGGCCAAGCCGATCCAGGACGAACCCGGCAGCGCCATGCATCTCCATCATTCGGTCGTGGACCGGGCCACGGGGCGGAACCTCTTCGACGGCGGCGACGGAACCGAGACCGAAGCCTTCATGCACTTCATCGGCGGGATGCAGCGGCACCTGCCCTCGGTGATCGCGCTGCTGGCGCCCTACGTGAACTCCTACCGGCGCTTCGTGCGCGACTTCGCAGCACCCGTGAACCTCGAATGGGGGCGCGACAACCGCACGACCGGGCTGCGCGTCCCCGTCTCGGAGCCGGAGGCCAAGCGCGTCGAGAACCGCATCGCGGGGATGGACTGCAACCCGTATCTCGCCCTCGCCGCGTCGCTGGCCTGCGGCTATCTCGGGCTGGTCAACAAGATCGAACCCGCGCCGCAATTCACCGGCGACGCCTATGACAGCGCCGACGGCATTCCCCGCGACCTCTCCACCGCGCTCGATCTCTTCGAGGCGGCGACCGAGATCCACGAGGTCCTCCACCCGCGCTTCGCGTCGATCTACACCGCGGTCAAACGGCTGGAGAACGGCGCCTTCCTGCAGGTCATCTCGCCGTGGGAGCGGGAGCATCTGCTGCTGAACGTATGA
- a CDS encoding FAD-binding oxidoreductase, protein MTRGPRGSGASWLHANGDRGTWPRTFYAEGLDLPAPHPPLKGRVTADLCVVGGGITGLSAALHGARAGMSVVLLEAQRVGWGASGRNGGQVGSGLNWGQEKLEARLGGPRARAVWNLCEDAKALTRRLIATHAPEADWRSGVLSVARGETSLGPMAEAAARMDRDYGTALEVLDRDALAARIGTRAYAGGVLDPTAGVVNPLAYALGLARACVAAGVTIHEGAEVHRIGDTVATAQGAVTARFVLHATNGYGAHLTGASAARVLPINNFIAVTEPLAAPPMATPLGVADDRFVVNYFHQTGDGRLVYGGGESYGRRFPTDIEARVRANLARVYPDLAGIRFDHAWGGTLAVTATRLPLLSEVRPGVFTAGGYSGHGLALSGLFGAVAVEAMRGDRARFDTLAALPVPALPGGRWLGGLMAQAGMVFGAVVDRVG, encoded by the coding sequence ATGACGCGGGGGCCGCGCGGCTCGGGCGCGTCGTGGCTCCACGCCAATGGCGACCGGGGCACCTGGCCGCGCACCTTCTACGCCGAGGGGCTCGACCTCCCCGCCCCCCATCCGCCGCTCAAGGGCCGCGTCACCGCCGATCTCTGCGTCGTGGGCGGCGGGATCACCGGGCTCTCGGCGGCGCTGCATGGCGCGCGGGCGGGGATGTCGGTCGTCCTGCTCGAGGCGCAGCGGGTCGGGTGGGGCGCGTCGGGGCGCAACGGGGGCCAGGTCGGCTCGGGGCTGAACTGGGGGCAGGAGAAGCTCGAGGCGCGGCTCGGCGGCCCCCGCGCCCGCGCCGTCTGGAACCTTTGCGAAGACGCCAAGGCGCTGACCCGCCGCCTGATCGCCACCCACGCGCCCGAGGCCGACTGGCGGTCCGGCGTGCTGTCGGTCGCGCGCGGGGAGACATCGCTCGGACCGATGGCCGAGGCCGCCGCGCGGATGGACCGGGACTACGGCACCGCGCTCGAGGTGCTGGACCGCGACGCGCTGGCCGCCCGGATCGGGACGCGCGCCTATGCGGGCGGGGTGCTGGACCCCACGGCGGGCGTGGTGAATCCGCTGGCCTACGCGCTCGGCCTCGCGCGGGCCTGTGTAGCGGCGGGGGTGACGATCCACGAAGGCGCGGAGGTCCACCGCATCGGCGACACCGTGGCCACGGCGCAGGGGGCCGTCACGGCGCGCTTCGTGCTGCACGCGACCAACGGTTACGGGGCGCATCTGACGGGGGCGTCGGCGGCGCGCGTCCTGCCGATCAACAACTTCATCGCCGTCACCGAGCCGCTGGCCGCGCCCCCCATGGCCACGCCGCTCGGGGTCGCCGACGACCGCTTCGTGGTGAACTACTTCCACCAGACCGGGGACGGCCGCCTCGTCTATGGCGGCGGCGAGAGCTACGGCCGCCGCTTTCCCACCGACATCGAAGCCCGCGTCCGCGCCAACCTCGCCCGTGTCTATCCCGACCTGGCGGGCATCCGCTTCGACCACGCCTGGGGCGGCACGCTGGCGGTCACGGCCACCCGGTTGCCGCTCCTGTCCGAGGTCCGCCCGGGCGTGTTCACCGCCGGAGGCTACTCGGGCCACGGGCTGGCGCTGTCGGGGCTGTTCGGAGCCGTCGCCGTCGAGGCGATGCGCGGGGATCGCGCGCGGTTCGACACCCTCGCCGCCCTGCCCGTCCCCGCGCTGCCGGGCGGGCGGTGGCTCGGCGGGCTGATGGCGCAGGCGGGGATGGTGTTCGGGGCGGTGGTGGATCGGGTGGGGTGA